Proteins encoded in a region of the Leopardus geoffroyi isolate Oge1 chromosome E2, O.geoffroyi_Oge1_pat1.0, whole genome shotgun sequence genome:
- the LOC123578501 gene encoding vegetative cell wall protein gp1-like — protein sequence MEHQRFPSGASPHTPTQVFFIPLIVLLRGPRPRPRPPAASDRGEAPGRAPPRAGDTRLLPPNRQPREAPAAWRPGGEDGEASPQRGVTSVSGRLAWAGPPPHPTPPHPTGPRPRLLGVRVPAPASLRARTRLSGPARARARACLCARACASASARVYLCACAPRPLRGGGPSPSPRQYFRPPLPPPIPSPPPLAPQPPLTAPLTLLSAALCSRLPILFLPLPPLSPPHPLRAPRAPGTPRPSLTPLLSRPLSSSAPLYPACSPARSLARSLSTLGSPLFLSLVAVRSPPFLRLLSSLSCSALAFSSRPWPSSPSFSVAVPVPPRPLPLSPPCVSAFLPRLASLLPVRSSAPHPPLLSRTVFCPRPSSPVRSLPLPTVSLRLSPSFSFPRRRSPRHRLPSPPLSQGLPPACLLGLPSSYPSSFRVFPPALSLPFFPPGSPLLLASIPSLPTPSLSLPLSSLSSESAASLSPLPDFSPRTGLLSSEPCLPGGPSTPSPRQGP from the exons ATGGAGCACCAGCGGT TCCCCAGCGGggcctccccccacacccccacgcAGGTTTTCTTTATTCCCCTCATCGTGCTCCTCAGAG gtcccCGGCCGCGCCCCCGGCCCCCTGCCGCCTCCGACCGCGGGGAGGCCCCTGGCCGGGCGCCCCCACGAGCTGGTGACACCCGTCTCCTGCCCCCGAACAGACAGCCCCGTG AAGCGCCCGCGGCGTGGCGGCCGGGCGGCGAGGACGGAGAGGCGTCTCCGCAGCGGGGTGTGACCTCGGTCTCCGGTCGCCTCGCCTGGGccgggcccccaccccaccccaccccaccccaccccaccggaCCCCGGCCCCGGCTTCTGGGCGTGCGCGTGCCTGCCCCTGCCAGtctgcgcgcgcgcacgcgcctGTCAGGGCCGGcccgtgcgcgcgcgcgcgcctgtCTGTGTGCGCGCGCCTGTGCCTCTGCGTCCGCGCGCGTCTACCTGTGCGCGTGCGCGCCCCGgcccctgcgggggggggggccctccccctccccccgccagtaTTTCcgaccccctctccctccccccatcccttcccctccccctctcgctccCCAGCCGCCCCTCACTGCCCCCCTCACTCTTCTCAGCGCGGCTTTGTGCTCTCGCCTCCCCATCCTTTTTCTTCCACTCCCTCCtctctcacctccccaccccctccgggCTCCACGCGCGCCTGGCACTCCCCGCCCCTCGCTCACACCCCTCCTTTCTCggcctctctcctcctccgcCCCGCTCTATCCCGCCTGCTCGCCCgcccgctcgctcgctcgctcgctctccaCACTCGGGTCCCCCTTGTTCTTGTCTCTAGTTGCCGTCCGCTCTCCCCCCTTCCTCCGCCTGCTCTCCTCCCTGTCCTGCTCCGCCTTGGCCTTCTCATCGCGGCCCTGGCCGAGCTCTCCCTCCTTCTCGGTCGCTGTCCCCGTTCCTCCCCGTCCCCTTCCGCTCTCCCCGCCCTGCGTCTCTGCCTTCTTACCCCGTCTGGCCTCGCTGCTCCCGGTTCGCTCCTCCGCTCcgcaccctcccctgctctcccggACCGTCTTCTGCCCCCGCCCGTCTTCTCCCGTGCGTTCCCTTCCACTTCCGACTGTCTCCCTtcgcctctctccctccttctccttccccagacGTCGTTCTCCCCGCCACCGTCTCccctctccgcctctctctcagGGCCTCCCCCCAGCCTGTCTTCTCGGTCTCCCTTCCTCGTACCCCTCCTCATTTCGTGTGTTTCCCCCTGcgctttctcttcccttctttcctcctggctcccctctcctgctggcttccatcccttctctccccaccccttcactctctctccctctttcctctctctcctctgaatctgctgcttctctctctcccctcccagacTTCTCCCCTCGCACTGGCCTCCTTTCCTCTGAGCCTTGTCTCCCGGGAGGCCCCTCCACGCCCAGCCCCCGGCAGGGGCCCTGA
- the JOSD2 gene encoding josephin-2 isoform X2 produces MSQAPGAQPSRPSVYHERQRLELCAVHALNNVLQQQLFSQEAADEICKRLAPDSRLNPHRSLLGTGNYDVNVIMAALQGLGLATVWWDRRRPLSQLALPQVLGLILNLPSPMSLGLLSLPLRRRHWVALRQVDGVYYNLDSKLRAPEALGDEDGVRAFLAGALAQGLCEVLLVVTKEVEEKGCWLRTD; encoded by the exons ATGTCCCAGGCCCCAGGAGCACAGCCGAGCCGGCCCTCCGTTTATCACGAGCGGCAACGCCTGGAGCTGTGTGCCGTCCACGCCCTCAACAACGTTCTGCAGCAGCAGCTCTTTAGCCAGGAGGCTGCCGACGAGATCTGCAAGAG GTTGGCCCCAGACTCCCGGCTGAATCCCCATCGCAGCCTCCTGGGCACCGGCAACTATGACGTCAACGTGATCATGGCCGCCCTGCAGGGGCTGGGCCTGGCCACCGTGTGGTGGGACCGAAGGAG GCCCCTGTCCCAGCTGGCCCTGCCCCAAGTGCTGGGACTGATCCTGAACCTGCCCTCACCCATGTCTCTGGGGCTGCTGTCCCTGCCGCTCCGCCGGCGGCACTGGGTGGCCCTCCGCCAGGTGGACGGCGTCTACTACAACCTGGACTCCAAGCTGCGGGCGCCTGAGGCCCTGGGGGACGAGGACGGCGTCAG gGCCTTCCTGGCGGGGGCACTGGCTCAGGGCCTGTGCGAGGTGCTGCTGGTGGTGACCAAGGAGGTGGAGGAAAAGGGCTGCTGGCTGCGGACAGACTGA
- the ASPDH gene encoding putative L-aspartate dehydrogenase isoform X3 has translation MQEGRGWARVPRRVGVVGYGRLGQSLVSHLLTQGPELGLELVFVWNRDPGRMAGSVPPSLQLQNLAALGERHPDLVVEVAHPQIIQESGAQILRHANLLVGSPSALADQATERRLLEASHRWDHAVFVARGALWGTEDITRLDAAGGLQSLRVTMATHPDGFRLEGPLAAVRSTEHRTVLYEGPVRRLCPFAPRNSNTMAAAALAAPSLGFDRVVGVLVADLSLADMHVVDVELTGPPGPTGRSFAVHTHRENPAEPGAVTGSATVTAFWRSLLGCCQLPSRPGIHLC, from the exons ATGCAGGAAGGAAGGGGCTGGGCAAG GGTCCCAAGGAGAGTCGGGGTGGTGGGCTACGGCCGCCTTG gacAGTCCCTTGTTTCTCACCTGCTGACTCAGGGACCAGAACTGGGCCTCGAACTTGTTTTTGTCTGGAATCGCGACCCGGGACGAATGGCAGGGAGCGTGCCTCCTTCCCTGCAGCTCCAGAACCTCGCTGCCCTCGGGGAGAG gcaccccgaccTTGTAGTGGAAGTGGCCCATCCCCAAATAATCCAGGAATCTGGGGCACAAATCCTGCGTCACGCCAATCTCCTG GTGGGGTCCCCCTCAGCCCTGGCTGATCAGGCCACAGAGCGGCGGCTCCTGGAGGCCTCGCACCGCTGGGACCATGCTGTGTTTGTGGCCCGGGGGGCCCTGTGGGGCACTGAGGACATCACCAGATTGGACGCAGCTGGGGGCCTCCAG AGTCTTCGTGTCACCATGGCCACGCACCCCGATGGTTTCCGGCTTGAGGGACCGCTGGCTGCAGTGCGCAGCACTGAGCATCGCACGGTGCTCTATGAAGGTCCCGTCCGCCGGCTCTGCCCCTTCGCCCCCCGCAACTCCAATACCATGGCGGCCGCTGCCCTGGCTGCCCCCAGCCTGGGCTTTGACCGCGTGGTTGGAGTGCTCGTGGCTGACCTCAG CCTCGCAGACATGCACGTGGTGGACGTGGAGCTGACTGGCCCCCCGGGCCCCACAGGACGAAGCTTCGCCGTGCACACCCACAGGGAGAACCCCGCAGAGCCAGGCGCGGTCACGGGCTCTGCCACCGTTACCGCGTTCTGGCGCAGCCTCCTGG GCTGCTGCCAGCTCCCCTCCAGGCCGGGGATCCATCTCTGCTGA
- the ASPDH gene encoding putative L-aspartate dehydrogenase isoform X2, which yields MSKDQPLPRPGGDRGGEQLPELRFRVMASDRVPRRVGVVGYGRLGQSLVSHLLTQGPELGLELVFVWNRDPGRMAGSVPPSLQLQNLAALGERHPDLVVEVAHPQIIQESGAQILRHANLLVGSPSALADQATERRLLEASHRWDHAVFVARGALWGTEDITRLDAAGGLQSLRVTMATHPDGFRLEGPLAAVRSTEHRTVLYEGPVRRLCPFAPRNSNTMAAAALAAPSLGFDRVVGVLVADLSLADMHVVDVELTGPPGPTGRSFAVHTHRENPAEPGAVTGSATVTAFWRSLLGCCQLPSRPGIHLC from the exons ATGTCCAAAGATCAGCCACTGCCCAGGCCTGGAGGGGACAGGGGCGGTGAGCAGCTGCCAGAGCTCAGATTCAGGGTCATGGCTTCTGACAGGGTCCCAAGGAGAGTCGGGGTGGTGGGCTACGGCCGCCTTG gacAGTCCCTTGTTTCTCACCTGCTGACTCAGGGACCAGAACTGGGCCTCGAACTTGTTTTTGTCTGGAATCGCGACCCGGGACGAATGGCAGGGAGCGTGCCTCCTTCCCTGCAGCTCCAGAACCTCGCTGCCCTCGGGGAGAG gcaccccgaccTTGTAGTGGAAGTGGCCCATCCCCAAATAATCCAGGAATCTGGGGCACAAATCCTGCGTCACGCCAATCTCCTG GTGGGGTCCCCCTCAGCCCTGGCTGATCAGGCCACAGAGCGGCGGCTCCTGGAGGCCTCGCACCGCTGGGACCATGCTGTGTTTGTGGCCCGGGGGGCCCTGTGGGGCACTGAGGACATCACCAGATTGGACGCAGCTGGGGGCCTCCAG AGTCTTCGTGTCACCATGGCCACGCACCCCGATGGTTTCCGGCTTGAGGGACCGCTGGCTGCAGTGCGCAGCACTGAGCATCGCACGGTGCTCTATGAAGGTCCCGTCCGCCGGCTCTGCCCCTTCGCCCCCCGCAACTCCAATACCATGGCGGCCGCTGCCCTGGCTGCCCCCAGCCTGGGCTTTGACCGCGTGGTTGGAGTGCTCGTGGCTGACCTCAG CCTCGCAGACATGCACGTGGTGGACGTGGAGCTGACTGGCCCCCCGGGCCCCACAGGACGAAGCTTCGCCGTGCACACCCACAGGGAGAACCCCGCAGAGCCAGGCGCGGTCACGGGCTCTGCCACCGTTACCGCGTTCTGGCGCAGCCTCCTGG GCTGCTGCCAGCTCCCCTCCAGGCCGGGGATCCATCTCTGCTGA
- the JOSD2 gene encoding josephin-2 isoform X1 gives MSQAPGAQPSRPSVYHERQRLELCAVHALNNVLQQQLFSQEAADEICKRDPSTLLHQGHAGDPEMSPVLAPDSRLNPHRSLLGTGNYDVNVIMAALQGLGLATVWWDRRRPLSQLALPQVLGLILNLPSPMSLGLLSLPLRRRHWVALRQVDGVYYNLDSKLRAPEALGDEDGVRAFLAGALAQGLCEVLLVVTKEVEEKGCWLRTD, from the exons ATGTCCCAGGCCCCAGGAGCACAGCCGAGCCGGCCCTCCGTTTATCACGAGCGGCAACGCCTGGAGCTGTGTGCCGTCCACGCCCTCAACAACGTTCTGCAGCAGCAGCTCTTTAGCCAGGAGGCTGCCGACGAGATCTGCAAGAG GGACCCATCAACTCTTTTACACCAAGGCCATGCTGGAGACCCAGAGATGAGTCCAGT GTTGGCCCCAGACTCCCGGCTGAATCCCCATCGCAGCCTCCTGGGCACCGGCAACTATGACGTCAACGTGATCATGGCCGCCCTGCAGGGGCTGGGCCTGGCCACCGTGTGGTGGGACCGAAGGAG GCCCCTGTCCCAGCTGGCCCTGCCCCAAGTGCTGGGACTGATCCTGAACCTGCCCTCACCCATGTCTCTGGGGCTGCTGTCCCTGCCGCTCCGCCGGCGGCACTGGGTGGCCCTCCGCCAGGTGGACGGCGTCTACTACAACCTGGACTCCAAGCTGCGGGCGCCTGAGGCCCTGGGGGACGAGGACGGCGTCAG gGCCTTCCTGGCGGGGGCACTGGCTCAGGGCCTGTGCGAGGTGCTGCTGGTGGTGACCAAGGAGGTGGAGGAAAAGGGCTGCTGGCTGCGGACAGACTGA
- the ASPDH gene encoding putative L-aspartate dehydrogenase isoform X4, translating to MAGSVPPSLQLQNLAALGERHPDLVVEVAHPQIIQESGAQILRHANLLVGSPSALADQATERRLLEASHRWDHAVFVARGALWGTEDITRLDAAGGLQSLRVTMATHPDGFRLEGPLAAVRSTEHRTVLYEGPVRRLCPFAPRNSNTMAAAALAAPSLGFDRVVGVLVADLSLADMHVVDVELTGPPGPTGRSFAVHTHRENPAEPGAVTGSATVTAFWRSLLGCCQLPSRPGIHLC from the exons ATGGCAGGGAGCGTGCCTCCTTCCCTGCAGCTCCAGAACCTCGCTGCCCTCGGGGAGAG gcaccccgaccTTGTAGTGGAAGTGGCCCATCCCCAAATAATCCAGGAATCTGGGGCACAAATCCTGCGTCACGCCAATCTCCTG GTGGGGTCCCCCTCAGCCCTGGCTGATCAGGCCACAGAGCGGCGGCTCCTGGAGGCCTCGCACCGCTGGGACCATGCTGTGTTTGTGGCCCGGGGGGCCCTGTGGGGCACTGAGGACATCACCAGATTGGACGCAGCTGGGGGCCTCCAG AGTCTTCGTGTCACCATGGCCACGCACCCCGATGGTTTCCGGCTTGAGGGACCGCTGGCTGCAGTGCGCAGCACTGAGCATCGCACGGTGCTCTATGAAGGTCCCGTCCGCCGGCTCTGCCCCTTCGCCCCCCGCAACTCCAATACCATGGCGGCCGCTGCCCTGGCTGCCCCCAGCCTGGGCTTTGACCGCGTGGTTGGAGTGCTCGTGGCTGACCTCAG CCTCGCAGACATGCACGTGGTGGACGTGGAGCTGACTGGCCCCCCGGGCCCCACAGGACGAAGCTTCGCCGTGCACACCCACAGGGAGAACCCCGCAGAGCCAGGCGCGGTCACGGGCTCTGCCACCGTTACCGCGTTCTGGCGCAGCCTCCTGG GCTGCTGCCAGCTCCCCTCCAGGCCGGGGATCCATCTCTGCTGA
- the ASPDH gene encoding putative L-aspartate dehydrogenase isoform X1 has product MGRGDQAWPPWELRAGRRCGPGPAGTEWPPAQRRWGGAGGPGRGPETATGGKERVRDREPREGNMEGGRQETRARGMGLGGGAAGPRTGPETQEQGTESPESPTPSPLPHSQPSLPPPQAGCGFHDNLAGQKGGGWGLQRKFSTSAEREEVECRKEGAGQGSQGESGWWATAALGPELGLELVFVWNRDPGRMAGSVPPSLQLQNLAALGERHPDLVVEVAHPQIIQESGAQILRHANLLVGSPSALADQATERRLLEASHRWDHAVFVARGALWGTEDITRLDAAGGLQSLRVTMATHPDGFRLEGPLAAVRSTEHRTVLYEGPVRRLCPFAPRNSNTMAAAALAAPSLGFDRVVGVLVADLSLADMHVVDVELTGPPGPTGRSFAVHTHRENPAEPGAVTGSATVTAFWRSLLGCCQLPSRPGIHLC; this is encoded by the exons ATGGGGCGCGGAGACCAGGCCTGGCCTCCCTGGGAACTCAGGGCGGGCAGGAGATGTGGGCCTGGCCCAGCCGGGACCGAATGGCCACCAGCCCAGAGAAGATGGGGCGGGGCTGGAGGTCCAGGGAGAGGCCCTGAGACAGcgacaggagggaaggagagagtcaGGGACAGAGAACCAAGGGAGGGAAACATGGAGGGAGGTAGACAAGAAACACGGGCGAGAGGCATGGGGCTGGGCGGGGGTGCGGCAGGGCCAAGGACTGGGCCGGAAACTCAGGAGCAAGGGACGGAGAGCCCAGAGTCCCCAACACcgtctcctctccctcactcccaaccctctctgcccccaccccaggcaggaTGCGGTTTCCATGACAACCTGGCCGGGCAGAAAGGGGGGGGCTGGGGACTGCAGAGGAAATTTTCCACATCAGCAGAAAGGGAGGAGGTAGAATGCAGGAAGGAAGGGGCTGGGCAAG GGTCCCAAGGAGAGTCGGGGTGGTGGGCTACGGCCGCCTTG GGACCAGAACTGGGCCTCGAACTTGTTTTTGTCTGGAATCGCGACCCGGGACGAATGGCAGGGAGCGTGCCTCCTTCCCTGCAGCTCCAGAACCTCGCTGCCCTCGGGGAGAG gcaccccgaccTTGTAGTGGAAGTGGCCCATCCCCAAATAATCCAGGAATCTGGGGCACAAATCCTGCGTCACGCCAATCTCCTG GTGGGGTCCCCCTCAGCCCTGGCTGATCAGGCCACAGAGCGGCGGCTCCTGGAGGCCTCGCACCGCTGGGACCATGCTGTGTTTGTGGCCCGGGGGGCCCTGTGGGGCACTGAGGACATCACCAGATTGGACGCAGCTGGGGGCCTCCAG AGTCTTCGTGTCACCATGGCCACGCACCCCGATGGTTTCCGGCTTGAGGGACCGCTGGCTGCAGTGCGCAGCACTGAGCATCGCACGGTGCTCTATGAAGGTCCCGTCCGCCGGCTCTGCCCCTTCGCCCCCCGCAACTCCAATACCATGGCGGCCGCTGCCCTGGCTGCCCCCAGCCTGGGCTTTGACCGCGTGGTTGGAGTGCTCGTGGCTGACCTCAG CCTCGCAGACATGCACGTGGTGGACGTGGAGCTGACTGGCCCCCCGGGCCCCACAGGACGAAGCTTCGCCGTGCACACCCACAGGGAGAACCCCGCAGAGCCAGGCGCGGTCACGGGCTCTGCCACCGTTACCGCGTTCTGGCGCAGCCTCCTGG GCTGCTGCCAGCTCCCCTCCAGGCCGGGGATCCATCTCTGCTGA